The Girardinichthys multiradiatus isolate DD_20200921_A chromosome Y, DD_fGirMul_XY1, whole genome shotgun sequence genome has a window encoding:
- the LOC124864737 gene encoding UV excision repair protein RAD23 homolog A-like, whose product MQITLKTLQQQTIQIEIDPEQTVKALKEKIEAERGKDNFPVSGQKLIYAGKILQDDTPIKDYKIDEKNFVVVMVSKAKAAAPASPPVSEAPKPPVQDSGSTSTPAPATNPAPAPALVPAPAAVPISSEEAKPEPNTAATEPQQPASSSGGSQGLDASSTLVTGAEYEAMLTEIMSMGYERERVVAALRASFNNPHRAVEYLLTGIPSSPVQESNPPAQAPTSGPTESPSLAEGENPLAFLRTQPQFLHMRQAIQQNPALLPALLQQLGRENPQLLQQISQHQELFIQMLNEPVGEGGDPPEVGEMGAAGEEGAPVNYIQVTPQEKEAIERLKALGFPEALVIQAYFACEKNENLAANFLLNQGLEDD is encoded by the exons GTTAAGGCCTTGAAGGAGAAGATCGAGGCTGAACGGGGAAAGGACAACTTCCCTGTTTCTGGGCAGAAGCTGATTTATGCTGGAAAAATCTTGCAAGATGACACACCCATTAAAGACTACAAAATCGACGAGAAGAATTTTGTTGTAGTGATGGTGTCCAAG GCTAAGGCTGCAGCTCCAGCCTCACCACCAGTCTCAGAAGCCCCCAAGCCCCCTGTACAAGACTCTGGCTCCACTTCAACACCCGCCCCAGCTACAAACCCTGCTCCAGCCCCGGCCTTAGTCCCGGCCCCTGCAGCTGTCCCCATTTCCTCAGAGGAGGCCAAACCGGAGCCAAATACCGCTGCCACAGAACCACAACAGCCAGCCAG CTCCAGTGGTGGGAGCCAAGGCCTGGATGCCTCCTCAACGCTCG TGACTGGAGCCGAGTATGAGGCCATGCTGACGGAGATCATGTCTATGGGCTATGAAAGGGAGCGGGTTGTAGCTGCACTACGGGCCAGTTTTAACAACCCTCACAGAGCTGTGGAGTACCTCCTTACT GGTATCCCCAGCAGCCCAGTTCAGGAGAGTAATCCACCGGCCCAGGCTCCCACATCTGGCCCCACAGAATCTCCATCTCTAGCAGAAG GAGAGAACCCCCTTGCATTCCTGAGAACCCAGCCCCAGTTCCTGCACATGAGACAGGCGATCCAGCAGAACCCTGCTCTGCTCCCAGCCCTGCTCCAGCAACTAGGTCGGGAGAATCCCCAACTTTTACAG CAAATCAGCCAACATCAGGAGCTGTTCATCCAGATGTTGAATGAGCCAGTGGGAGAAGGGGGAGACCCCCCAGAGGTTGGGGAGATGGGGGCAGCAGGTGAGGAGGGAGCACCTGTCAACTATATCCAGGTTACACCACAAGAGAAGGAAGCCATAGAACGG TTAAAAGCGTTGGGCTTCCCTGAGGCCCTGGTGATCCAGGCCTACTTCGCCTGCGAGAAGAATGAGAATCTGGCAGCCAACTTTCTTCTCAACCAGGGACTGGAAGACGACTGA